In one Balaenoptera musculus isolate JJ_BM4_2016_0621 chromosome 2, mBalMus1.pri.v3, whole genome shotgun sequence genomic region, the following are encoded:
- the LOC118888674 gene encoding 60S ribosomal protein L39 — protein sequence MSSHKTFRIKRFLAKKQKQNRPIPQWIRMKTGNKIRYNSKRRHWRRTKLGL from the coding sequence ATGTCTTCTCACAAGACTTTCAGGATCAAACGATTCCtggccaagaaacaaaagcagaatcgTCCCATTCCCCAGTGGATTCGAATGAAAACTGGTAATAAAATCAGGTACAACTCTAAGAGAAGACATTGGAGAAGAACCAAGCTGGGTCTATAA